The DNA window TTAGTCCTGGGCTGGATGGTCGCCCGGCGCGCGACGGGCCACGTCGAGCAGGCGGCCCCGCCCGACCCCGAAATCGTCCCCGACGCCCCCCGGCCGGGCGAGCGAGTCGACGACCTGCTCGGCCGGTGGCCGTGGCACCTCTCGGCGGCCGACCGTGACTACCTGCGCGAGCGCCTCCGGACGGCCGCTGTCTACGACCAGCTGGGCGACGGTCGGAGCCGAGCGAGCGCCAGGGAGCGCGTCGAGTCGGGGGCCTGGACCGACGACCCGGTGGCGGCCCGCTTTCTGGCCGACGAGTCGGCCGGACCGACGGTGACCGAGCGCCTGGGGCTGGCGCTGCGTGGCGACGCCTGGACACAGCACGCGGCCCGCACGACCGCCCGCGTGCTGGTCGAGGCTGGCACGGACCAAACAGCCGGCGGTGACGGTCGGTGACGGTCCGTACGACCGGGCGCTGGCGCGGTATCGTCGCCGTCGCGCTGTTTTTCGTCGCCGTCGGCGTCCTGACGGACCGCCCCGCGACGCTGCTGGTCGGCGTCGTCGGCGCGGGCATGGCGGTGTATCCGCGGCTCTCGCGGCCACCGACGGTCGAACTCGAACTGGAGCGACGCCTCGGCGACCGACGGCCCGCGAGCGGCGACCCGGTGACGGTCACGACCAGCGTGACAAACACCGGCGACCGGACGCTCGCCGACTGTCGGGTCGTCGACGGGGTCCCGGCGATGCTCTCTGTCGCGTCGGGCAGCCCGCGCCACGCCGCCGTGGTCCGGCCCGGCGAGACCACCGAGTTCAGCTACGCCGTCGAGACCGAGCCCGGCCGCCACCAGTTCGACCCGGCGACGGTCATCGCCCGCGATATCACGGGCGCCCACGAGGTCGAGACGAGTGTCGCCGCCGGCACCGAGATACAGGTTGGGGACGCCGTCCCCGAGTTACCGGTCCGCGAACAGCCCGACGGTTACGCGGGGCGGCTCGTCACGGACGAGGGCGGCAGCGGCATCGAGTTCCACTCGGTCCGGGAGTACCGCCCCGGCGACCCGGTGGGGCGTATCGACTCGAAACGGTGGGCCAGAACGGGCGAGCTAACCACCGTCGAGTTCCGCGAGGAGCTACCCACGTCGGTCTGCCTGCTGGTCGACGCCCGCGCGCCGGCCTACCGGGCCGAAGCCGACGGCCGCCCGAACGCGGTCGCCCACTGCCTCGCCGGCGTCGAGCAGCTCGTCTCGGCGCTCTCGGAGACGCGGGACGCCGTCGGCCTGGCCGCCTTCGGTCGGGAGCTGTGTTTCCGCGCCCCCGGCGTCGGCGCGGACCACGAGACGGCGCTGTGGCAACTGCTCGGGACCCATCCGGCCTTCGACGCGACGCCGCCGGGCCACGTGCGAGCGGGTGGCGGGGTCGACGGCGAGGAGACGGACGGCGATCTCGACCGGCAGGCGACGCTGCTGCGCAAACAGCTCGGGACCGACACGCAGGTCGTCGTGCTCTCGCCGCTCTCCGACGAGGGTATCGTCGAGACGATACGGACGCTGTCGGCCGCCGGCCACACGACGACGGTCATCAGCCCCGACGTGACGGCCGACGGGAGCCTGGGCCGGCGGCTGGCGGGCCGGGAGCGGCGCATGCGACTGCGCACGCTCCGCGGGGCCGACGTCCCGGTCGTCGACTGGGACCCGGCAACGCCGCTCGGGACGGTGCTGCTGGACGAGGGACGACGGCGGTGGTCCGCGTGAGTGAGGTTAGCCATCGGCCGACGCCGCTGGCCAGCGGGCTCGCGCTCCTGCTCTGTGGCGTCTCGACAGCGATACTCGCACCCACGCTCGACCAGCGCGTCGCTATCGTCGCCGCCCTCGCCGGCGTCGGCCTCGTCGTGGCCGGTGGTCGCGAGTTCGAGGCCCCCGTCCCGCAGGGATGGCTCTGGACGGCCCTGGGCGCGGCGCTCGTCCTCGGGGCGATTCTCCGGGGCGAGACGCTCGCTGACCCCCGCCAGAGCATCGAACTGGTGCCCGGACTCGTCGGGATGGCGCTGGTCGGACTCGGCGTTCGCCCGCTCGGCCAGCGCTTTGCCCGTCGGTTCGTCTCCGCCGGGCTCGCTGTGATGATAGTCGGCGTGGCGCTGGTCGGGGTCTTCGAGGCCGCCGGCCCGCTGCGTCTGCTGGGCGGGACCGCCGCCGCCATCGCCGCGTGGGACGTCGCCGAACACGGTATCAGTCTGGGCGAACAGCTCCGCACCGACGCCCGGACCCGCTCGGTAGAACTGTTACACACCGGGACGACGTCGGCTTACGGCGCCGTCACGGTGGTCGTCGCGCTGGTCGTCTACGAGCACGGCGCGACCGGACTGCCACTTTCCGCGCTCGTCCTGTTACTCGCCGCTGCGGTCACTCTGTTGGCGCTGCTCTATAGGTGACTGTCGGCACTGCCACGTCGTCGAGTAAGTCCGCGACGACAGCGTCCTTCGCTACGTCCTCGACGCGGGCATCCGGCGTCAACACGAGCCGGTGGGAAAGCACGACCGGCGCGATTTCGGCGACGTGGTCCGGCGTGACGTACTCGCGCCCTCGCACGACCGCGAGCGCCCGGGCCGCCTCGAACAGCCGCTGGGTCCCCCGCGGCGAGACACCGGTCTCGACGCGACGGTCCTCGCGGGTCGCCCTGGCCAGGTCGACCACATAATCCCGGACCTCGTCGGCGACGTGGACCGCTTCGGGCGCCCGCCGGAGCGCCGCCGGGTCGACGCCCGGACTCGGCTGGACTTCGGGCGTGCGGTCGGTGCGTGCGGCCCGGCGGTCGACGAGTTCTCGCTCGCCGGCCTCGTCCGGGTAGCCCAGGCTCGTCTTCACGATGAAGCGGTCGACCTGTGCCTCCGGCAGCGGGAAGGTACCGTCCTGTTCGATGGGGTTCTGCGTCGCGATGACGAAGAAGGGCTCGGGTAGCTCGTGGGTCCGGCCCTCGATGGTGACCTGTCCCTCGGCCATCGCCTCCAGCAAGGCAGCCTGTGTCTTGGGCGAGGCCCGGTTTATCTCGTCGGCCAGCACCACGTTCCCGAAGATGGGGCCGGGTCGGAACTGGAAGTCGCCCGATTGCTCGTCGAAGACGTAGGTGCCGGTCACGTCCGCGGGCAGCAGGTCCGGTGTGAACTGGATACGTGAGAAAGAGAGTCCAAGCGCCCCCGCCAGTGAGCGGGCCGTCAACGTCTTGCCAGTGCCGGGAACGTCCTCCAGCAGGACGTGGCCGCGCGCCAGAAACCCCGAGAGGACGGTTTCGAGTGTCTCGCGCTCGACGATCACAGCACCCGAAACGGTATCGATGACGGTGTCGCAGTGGTCGGTAGTTGTGTCCGTGCTCATCGGGCGAGGGTGGGCGGGTTCGAGGGTTTGTTATCACGCGCCTACTCGCCGAGCAGGAGCGGCGACCACACACTAGTCTCGAACGCGTTGCAGGCGCAAGGTGGCCACTCACCCCGCTGGTCCCCCCTACGCTCTAGTCGCTATGGCACGAAACGCACTCGGCTGGTTCGGCTGGTTCTCGGTCGCCGGCTTCGTCATCCTGACAGCGCTGTACGTACTCGACCTGTTCGCCGACTCCCTGTGGGCGTTCTCGGCGTTCTGGACGCTCGTCGTCGCCATCCTCGCCGGCATCGGGGCCCTCGCCCTCTACGCCGGGCGGGACCCGACGGCGGATACGTACGAGGAAGACACGGCCACCTGAGCGGCCCCGACAGCGACGCGTCACCAGTGTACAGGTCGGGATTCGACACACTCGCCTTCGAGGCGGAGGATGGCGACGTACTGGTCGCTCGCGAGTTCCTGCTCGTCGCCGTACTGGTCGCTGTGCGGGTTGATGCCCAGCGGGACCAGGTCCCGAAGCGACCCCGGTTCCGGGCGGTGTGGGACGAAGTTCGGCGGTCGCTCGCCGAACTCGGCGACGATTTCGTAGTTGTACTCACCCTCCAGTAGCGCCCGGATATACTCCGCTCGTGGCCCCGGGGCGAAGTTGACATAGGTGCTGCGCTGAGAGTCGGGGATATCCTGCAGATACAGCAGTTCTTTGTCCCCGACCTGAATGTACTCGGGACAGGGGTCCCGCTCGGGTGACCCGTCCGGTTCCAGCGGCGTGTTGAGGTCCATCCCGTGCGGGATGGCGTTCTCGAAGAAGGCATGGTAGTACACCTCCATCGTCGCGTCCTCCTCGGCGTTCTCGTTGAGCCACTCGGTCGCCTCGTCGCGGGGCATAGAGGCGTACATCCCGGCGCCGACACCCGCGTAGATAGCCGAGCTGACGACGACGACGGCCATCACCGCGCGGCCGACGGTCTGTCGGTTGGTACGCAGTCTGTCGAGCGTGTCGGCGAGCAACACCGCCACGAGCGGGAAGGTGGGGGAGATGTGATGGACGCGCCAGTCGTGCCACCGCGAGAAAAAGAGGAGGTAAAGCACCAGCGACGCCACGAGCATCGCCCGCTCGTCGAACCCCGGGACCCGCTCCCGGAGCGTCGCCCGGCTAGGCGCGAGACGTACGAGATGGGCGATACTGGCGACCAGTGCGCCCATAGCCGCAATCAGCAGCGGCCAGCCGAAGCCGCTGGCGTAGGTCCGCAGGAACCACCACCACGTCGGTGCCGTGGGACCAATGGCGTTTTCGAGCCGGTTGGTCTTGCCGAACCAGCGGGCGAACAAGGCGTCGAAGTCCCCGACCAGCGACGACGGGAAGCCAACGAGGATGACGACGGCACCGAGCGCGGCCCCGCCGACCAGTAGCCGCGGTTGCCAGAGCGCTCGCCGGAGCGGGCCGTCCTCGCCGCGGGCACGCAACAGGAACGCGAGGGCGATAACCGGAACCACGAGCCCGAGCGTGAGTTTGAACGCGATAGCCAGCCCGCCGACGGCGCTCCCGGCGTAGAACTGGCGTCGCTCGCCAGTCTGGAGGTAGCCGACGAGGAAGTACAGCGCCGCCACGAAACACATCATCGCCGGGATGTCCTCGCCGCCCTCCTTGGCCAGTTTGAGGAACCCGAACGTCACTGTCAACAGAACCGCCGCGAGCCGCCCGGTCGCGCGGCCCTTCAGACGCGCCCCCAGCCGATAGACGAGATAGACGGTCACGACGGCGAAGATGACGTTCGTCAGCCGGACGAAGACCAGGCTCCAGGTCCATATCCACCGCGGCGTCGCCGCCCACACCTCGTAGTAGCCGTACGCTCTCGACGGGGTCCCGATGGCCGTAATGGCGTCCAGCTGGCCAGTGACCGCGGCGACCAGAACGACGGGTAACACCGCCAGTAAGTACACCCACAGCGTCGCGCCGAACGGTTCACGACTCCACGTGACGCCCCGTCGGAGCCCCTCGAAACTCGGGTCGGCGATGACGGAGCCGTAGGTCACAAGCGCGTCTAACACCCGGTCGTATTCGTCCCACGTCGCGAAGCTGGGAACGCGGTGCCAGAACCAGAAGCCGGCAAGGACGAGTGCCGCGAGAAGGATATAGCGGAGGTACGGGTCGTCTCTGAGGTCGGCATACAGTTGTCTCTTTGCGCGACCGAGCCATCCAGCGCGGGCGTCCATTGGGTTTTATCTGGAGGAGTATATACAAAAAAAGCACAGATGTGAGCTGGCCGGGTGCGGGTCTGTTAATCGGCTACGGCGGCGAATGCCCGGCGTCGGTTTCTCGCCCGGGAGCGAGCTGTTACCACGGCGCGTCGCGGGTCGCCTCGCTCGGTTCGGTGCACTCGCCCTGTCGCTCCAGGATAGCGACGTACTGGTCGCTCGCGAGCTCTACTTCGTCACCGTACTGGTCGCTGTGTGGGTAGATGCCCAGCGGAGCGAGCTCGCGCAGAGAACCCGGCTCCGGGCGACGGGGGACGTAGTTCGGCGGTCGCTCGCCGAACTCCGCGACGACCTCGTAGTCGTACTCGCCGTCCAGCAGTGCCCGGATGTACTCCGCCCGGGGGCCCACATTGGAGTTTACCTCCGAACTGCGCTGTGCGTCGGGGATATCCTGCAGATACAGCAGTTCTTTGTCGCCGACCTGGATGTACTCGGGGCAGGGGTCCCGCTCCGCCGGCCCGTCCAGCGGCGTGTTGAGGTTCATCCCGTGGGGGATGGCGTTCTCGAAGAAGCCGTGGAAGTACACCTCCATCGTCGCGTCCTCCTCGGCGTTCTCGTCGAGCCACTCGGTCGCCTCGTCGCGGGGCATCGAGGTGAACTGCCCGACGCCGACGCCGGCGTAGATGGCCGCGGTCACGACGACGACGGCCAGCGCTGCGTGTCCGACCCGCTGGCGGTGGCCGCGCAGACGGTCGAGCGAGTCGGCGAGCAGGAGCATCGCAAGCGGGAACGTCGGCAGGATGTGATGGACCCGCCAGTCGTGCCACCGCGAGAAAAAGAGGAGGTAGGCGACGAGCGCCCCCACCAGCAGCGCCCGCTCGTCGAACCCCGGGGCCCGCTCTCGGAGCGCCGCCCGACTGGGCGCGAAGCGGGCCAGATTGACGATACTGGCGACCAGTGCGCCCATAGCCGCGACCAGCAGCGGCCAGCCGAAGGCGCTGGCGTAGGTCCGCAGGAACCACCACCACGCCGGTGCCGTCGGTCCGACAGCGCGTTCGAGCCGCCCGGTCCGGTCGAACCAGCGGGCGTCGATGGCCTGGAAGTCGCCCACCAGCAGCGTCGGGAAGCCCAGACAGATGACGACGGCGCCCAGGGCGGCCCCGCCGACCAGCAGCCGCGGCCGCCAGAGCACTCGCCGGAGCGGGCCGTCCTCGACGCGGGCTCGCAACAGGAACGCGAGGGCGATAATCGGAACCACGAGCCCGAGTGTGAGTTTGAACGCGATGGCGAGGCCGCCGACGGCGCTCCCGGCGTAGAACTGGCGGCGCTCGCCTGTCTGAAGGTAGCCGACGAGGAAGTATATCGACGCCACGAAACACATCGTCGCTGGCATGTCCTCGCCACCCTCCTTGGCCAGCTTGAGGAAGCCGAAGGTGAGCGTCAGCAGGAGGGCGGCGAGCCGGCCGGTGGCGCGGTTCTCCAGTCGTGTGCCCAGCCGGTAGAGCAGATAGACGGTGACGACGGCGAAGACGACGTTCGTCAGCCGGACGAAGACCAGGCTCCAGGTCCATATCCATCGGGGCGTCTCCGCCCAGACGGGGTAGTGACCGTACGCGTAGGCCGGGTTCCGCATCGCCGCGATGGCGTCACCCTGCCCGGAGAGGAGCGCGACCAGGACGACCGGCAACACCGCCAGCAAGTACACCCACAGCGTGGCGCCGAAGGGGGCACGGCTCCAGGAGAGTCCGTCACGGACCCCGTCGATACTGGGGTCGTGGACGATCTCGGCGTAGGCGACCAGGGCGTCTAACACCCGGTCGTGTTCGTCCCATGTCGCGAAGATAGGGATGCGATGCCAGAAGCCGAAGCCGGCCAGTAGCACCGCCCCAACCAGGAGATAGCGGAGATACGGGTCCGCCCGGAGGTCCGCGTAAAGCTGTCGCTTTGCGCGACCAAGCCATCCGGACCGGGGACCCATTTGGCTGGCCTTGGGGGAGGGTGTATAAAAATCTACAGTATCGATACGGGTGGAAACTAGCCTAAGCAACGGTTACGGCCGCGAACGCTCGCCGCCGTTTTCGGGCCCGTGGCCCACTACGGCGTATGCCAGCAGCCCCGACGCCGGACGAGGTCTTCGACCGGGCGGTCGAGGAAGGACAGCGTCGACTCGACCAGTCGCTGCTCGAACTCGTCTCGACGAGTTTCATCGCGGGCTTTACCATCGTCTTCGGACTCGTCGGACTGGGCATCGTCGAGAGCCGCCTGCAGCCGGTCGGCCACGGCGTCGCCGCGCTCGGCGGGGCGGTGGCCTTCGGCGTCGGCATCGTCTTCCTCGTCGCGGGCCGGACGGAGCTGTTCAACGAGAACTTCTCGGACCCGACCGCCGCGGCCGTCGACAGCGGTGAGGTCACAGCGCTGTGGGCGCT is part of the Haloarcula salinisoli genome and encodes:
- a CDS encoding DUF7519 family protein, translated to MSEVSHRPTPLASGLALLLCGVSTAILAPTLDQRVAIVAALAGVGLVVAGGREFEAPVPQGWLWTALGAALVLGAILRGETLADPRQSIELVPGLVGMALVGLGVRPLGQRFARRFVSAGLAVMIVGVALVGVFEAAGPLRLLGGTAAAIAAWDVAEHGISLGEQLRTDARTRSVELLHTGTTSAYGAVTVVVALVVYEHGATGLPLSALVLLLAAAVTLLALLYR
- a CDS encoding AAA family ATPase, with protein sequence MSTDTTTDHCDTVIDTVSGAVIVERETLETVLSGFLARGHVLLEDVPGTGKTLTARSLAGALGLSFSRIQFTPDLLPADVTGTYVFDEQSGDFQFRPGPIFGNVVLADEINRASPKTQAALLEAMAEGQVTIEGRTHELPEPFFVIATQNPIEQDGTFPLPEAQVDRFIVKTSLGYPDEAGERELVDRRAARTDRTPEVQPSPGVDPAALRRAPEAVHVADEVRDYVVDLARATREDRRVETGVSPRGTQRLFEAARALAVVRGREYVTPDHVAEIAPVVLSHRLVLTPDARVEDVAKDAVVADLLDDVAVPTVTYRAAPTE
- a CDS encoding ArnT family glycosyltransferase, coding for MDARAGWLGRAKRQLYADLRDDPYLRYILLAALVLAGFWFWHRVPSFATWDEYDRVLDALVTYGSVIADPSFEGLRRGVTWSREPFGATLWVYLLAVLPVVLVAAVTGQLDAITAIGTPSRAYGYYEVWAATPRWIWTWSLVFVRLTNVIFAVVTVYLVYRLGARLKGRATGRLAAVLLTVTFGFLKLAKEGGEDIPAMMCFVAALYFLVGYLQTGERRQFYAGSAVGGLAIAFKLTLGLVVPVIALAFLLRARGEDGPLRRALWQPRLLVGGAALGAVVILVGFPSSLVGDFDALFARWFGKTNRLENAIGPTAPTWWWFLRTYASGFGWPLLIAAMGALVASIAHLVRLAPSRATLRERVPGFDERAMLVASLVLYLLFFSRWHDWRVHHISPTFPLVAVLLADTLDRLRTNRQTVGRAVMAVVVVSSAIYAGVGAGMYASMPRDEATEWLNENAEEDATMEVYYHAFFENAIPHGMDLNTPLEPDGSPERDPCPEYIQVGDKELLYLQDIPDSQRSTYVNFAPGPRAEYIRALLEGEYNYEIVAEFGERPPNFVPHRPEPGSLRDLVPLGINPHSDQYGDEQELASDQYVAILRLEGECVESRPVHW
- a CDS encoding DUF7269 family protein, which encodes MSATTRRAGWLALVAVGVVAFALALFPGVATLLPVASVVAWLGNDYFLLGAFGGVALLVLGWMVARRATGHVEQAAPPDPEIVPDAPRPGERVDDLLGRWPWHLSAADRDYLRERLRTAAVYDQLGDGRSRASARERVESGAWTDDPVAARFLADESAGPTVTERLGLALRGDAWTQHAARTTARVLVEAGTDQTAGGDGR
- a CDS encoding DUF58 domain-containing protein; protein product: MTVRTTGRWRGIVAVALFFVAVGVLTDRPATLLVGVVGAGMAVYPRLSRPPTVELELERRLGDRRPASGDPVTVTTSVTNTGDRTLADCRVVDGVPAMLSVASGSPRHAAVVRPGETTEFSYAVETEPGRHQFDPATVIARDITGAHEVETSVAAGTEIQVGDAVPELPVREQPDGYAGRLVTDEGGSGIEFHSVREYRPGDPVGRIDSKRWARTGELTTVEFREELPTSVCLLVDARAPAYRAEADGRPNAVAHCLAGVEQLVSALSETRDAVGLAAFGRELCFRAPGVGADHETALWQLLGTHPAFDATPPGHVRAGGGVDGEETDGDLDRQATLLRKQLGTDTQVVVLSPLSDEGIVETIRTLSAAGHTTTVISPDVTADGSLGRRLAGRERRMRLRTLRGADVPVVDWDPATPLGTVLLDEGRRRWSA
- a CDS encoding ArnT family glycosyltransferase; the encoded protein is MGPRSGWLGRAKRQLYADLRADPYLRYLLVGAVLLAGFGFWHRIPIFATWDEHDRVLDALVAYAEIVHDPSIDGVRDGLSWSRAPFGATLWVYLLAVLPVVLVALLSGQGDAIAAMRNPAYAYGHYPVWAETPRWIWTWSLVFVRLTNVVFAVVTVYLLYRLGTRLENRATGRLAALLLTLTFGFLKLAKEGGEDMPATMCFVASIYFLVGYLQTGERRQFYAGSAVGGLAIAFKLTLGLVVPIIALAFLLRARVEDGPLRRVLWRPRLLVGGAALGAVVICLGFPTLLVGDFQAIDARWFDRTGRLERAVGPTAPAWWWFLRTYASAFGWPLLVAAMGALVASIVNLARFAPSRAALRERAPGFDERALLVGALVAYLLFFSRWHDWRVHHILPTFPLAMLLLADSLDRLRGHRQRVGHAALAVVVVTAAIYAGVGVGQFTSMPRDEATEWLDENAEEDATMEVYFHGFFENAIPHGMNLNTPLDGPAERDPCPEYIQVGDKELLYLQDIPDAQRSSEVNSNVGPRAEYIRALLDGEYDYEVVAEFGERPPNYVPRRPEPGSLRELAPLGIYPHSDQYGDEVELASDQYVAILERQGECTEPSEATRDAPW